Proteins from one Peromyscus eremicus unplaced genomic scaffold, PerEre_H2_v1 PerEre#2#chr22_unloc_1, whole genome shotgun sequence genomic window:
- the LOC131900690 gene encoding long-chain-fatty-acid--CoA ligase ACSBG2-like isoform X2, which yields MSDPNEQSGAEVAKPILTAKTILKTKLYSKALKRATAQASHPSETKAPGSCYWTSERDGEVKLRLGKNSENEPPTTVPDLIMSAATKYSHCLAIGSKYKKSWQLLTYIEYYEACRRAAKAFLKVGLERFHGVGIMGFNSTEWVIANIGAIMAGGISVGILCSNSPKVCQVIAEASEMDIFVVDNDRQLQKVNQIQGYLKHLKAIIQYREDIQEVQPNLYSWKGFLELADGISDEKLDQVIDSQKPNQCCALVYNQGTTGAPKAIMLSHDNITWTTAATVQSLEFKCPPDGQEIFVSYLPLCFAGAQILDVWVAISVAATVYFPSAEAGNWSGSARAPGTGFLTEMLRDVQPTTFCGIPWVWDRMLDSLKTKHLDATAFRRRIDRWAMHMGLSTNRRRLLGQIHQPLCFGLAKKLTFDPARKFLGLSHCQQFLNMGSGLSRATVDFFLSLDIPIFEVYGLSECTGLHSLSSQQAYRIPSSGKALPSSHTKVEKENQDGMGNLCIWGRHIFMGYLNDKEGTEKKVDGHGWLHTNDLGFLDIDRFLYVMGNINDMITLSSGEVINPNPIEERVKMRIPIVRYVMLVGQDAPYLCALLTMKGPCPS from the exons ATGTCTGACCCTAACGAACAGAGTGGCGCCGAGGTCGCCAAGCCCATCCTGACAGCAAAAACCATCCTGAAGACCAAGCTTTACAGCAAAGCGTTGAAGAGGGCGACAGCACAAGCCTCCCACCCCTCAGAGACAAAGGCCCCAG GCAGCTGCTACTGGACCTCAGAGCGCGACGGGGAGGTGAAGCTGCGCCTGGGCAAGAACTCGGAGAACGAGCCCCCCACCACGGTGCCTGACCTGATCATGAGCGCTGCCACCAAGTACTCGCACTGCCTGGCGATCGGCTCCAAGTACAAGAAGAGCTGGCAGCTGCTCACCTACATCGAGTACTACGAGGCCTGCCGCCGCGCCGCCAAGGCCTTCCTCAAG GTGGGCCTGGAACGCTTCCACGGCGTGGGTATCATGGGCTTCAACTCCACGGAGTGGGTGATCGCCAACATTGGAGCTATCATGGCAGG AGGCATCTCTGTGGGCATCTTGTGCAGTAACTCACCAAAAGTGTGCCAGGTCATCGCCGAGGCTTCAGAGATGGACATCTTCGTGGTGGATAATGACAGACAGCTGCAGAAAGTTAACCAG ATCCAGGGCTACCTGAAGCATCTCAAGGCCATCATACAATACAGAGAAGACATCCAGGAAGTACAGCCAAATCTATACTCG TGGAAAGGGTTCCTGGAGCTCGCAGATGGCATCTCGGATGAAAAACTGGACCAAGTCATCGACTCGCAGAAGCCTAACCAGTGCTGTGCTCTGGTATACAACCAGGGCACGACCGGGGCCCCAAAGGCCATAATGCTCAGCCACGACAAT ATCACATGGACCACAGCGGCCACCGTTCAGAGCCTGGAGTTCAAGTGTCCGCCTGATGGCCAGGAGATCTTTGTGAGCTACCTGCCGCTCTGCTTCGCGGGGGCCCAGATCTTGGATGTGTGGGTGGCCATCTCCGTGGCTGCAACAGTCTACTTCCCCTCAGCAGAGGCAGGGAATTGGAGCGGGTCAGCACGAGCCCCTGGCACG GGCTTCCTGACCGAGATGCTCCGCGACGTCCAGCCCACCACGTTCTGCGGCATCCCGTGGGTGTGGGACCGCATGCTGGACAGCCTGAAGACCAAACACCTGGATGCCACCGCCTTCCGCAGGAGGATTGACCGCTGGGCCATGCACATGGGGCTCAGCACCAATAGGAGGCGGCTGCTCGG GCAGATCCACCAGCCGCTGTGCTTCGGCCTGGCCAAGAAGCTGACCTTTGACCCTGCCAGGAAATTCCTGGGTCTCAGCCATTGCCAGCAGTTCCTGAACATGGGCTCGGGGCTGTCGAGGGCCACGGTGGACTTCTTCCTCAGCCTGGACATCCCCATCTTTGAGGTGTACGGCTTGAGCGAGTGCACCGGACTGCACTCTCTGTCCAGCCAACAGGCCTACCGGATCCCCAG CAGTGGGAAGGcacttcccagctcccacacaaaGGTGGAAAAGGAGAACCAGGACGGCATGGGGAACTTGTGTATATGGGGCCGCCACATCTTCATGGGGTACCTCAACGACAAAGAAGGCACGGAGAAGAAGGTGGACGGCCACGGCTGGCTACACACCAACGACCTGGGCTTCTTGGATATCGACAGGTTCCTCTATGTCATGGGGAATATCAACG ATATGATCACACTGAGCTCAGGTGAAGTGATCAACCCGAATCCCATCGAGGAGCGAGTGAAGATGCGCATCCCCATTGTGCGCTATGTGATGCTGGTGGGCCAGGATGCCCCATACCTGTGCGCCCTCCTCACAATGAAG
- the LOC131900690 gene encoding long-chain-fatty-acid--CoA ligase ACSBG2-like isoform X1 produces the protein MSDPNEQSGAEVAKPILTAKTILKTKLYSKALKRATAQASHPSETKAPGSCYWTSERDGEVKLRLGKNSENEPPTTVPDLIMSAATKYSHCLAIGSKYKKSWQLLTYIEYYEACRRAAKAFLKVGLERFHGVGIMGFNSTEWVIANIGAIMAGGISVGILCSNSPKVCQVIAEASEMDIFVVDNDRQLQKVNQIQGYLKHLKAIIQYREDIQEVQPNLYSWKGFLELADGISDEKLDQVIDSQKPNQCCALVYNQGTTGAPKAIMLSHDNITWTTAATVQSLEFKCPPDGQEIFVSYLPLCFAGAQILDVWVAISVAATVYFPSAEAGNWSGSARAPGTGFLTEMLRDVQPTTFCGIPWVWDRMLDSLKTKHLDATAFRRRIDRWAMHMGLSTNRRRLLGQIHQPLCFGLAKKLTFDPARKFLGLSHCQQFLNMGSGLSRATVDFFLSLDIPIFEVYGLSECTGLHSLSSQQAYRIPSSGKALPSSHTKVEKENQDGMGNLCIWGRHIFMGYLNDKEGTEKKVDGHGWLHTNDLGFLDIDRFLYVMGNINDMITLSSGEVINPNPIEERVKMRIPIVRYVMLVGQDAPYLCALLTMKCQINPETGEARSALTSEVVAFCRKMRSQATWLADVLYNRDPMVTEFISQGIQDVNAEAPSEGTKIIKWVILDNDFSVGGGELGPMSKLNRTTVAKIYQEEIEKFYERASSS, from the exons ATGTCTGACCCTAACGAACAGAGTGGCGCCGAGGTCGCCAAGCCCATCCTGACAGCAAAAACCATCCTGAAGACCAAGCTTTACAGCAAAGCGTTGAAGAGGGCGACAGCACAAGCCTCCCACCCCTCAGAGACAAAGGCCCCAG GCAGCTGCTACTGGACCTCAGAGCGCGACGGGGAGGTGAAGCTGCGCCTGGGCAAGAACTCGGAGAACGAGCCCCCCACCACGGTGCCTGACCTGATCATGAGCGCTGCCACCAAGTACTCGCACTGCCTGGCGATCGGCTCCAAGTACAAGAAGAGCTGGCAGCTGCTCACCTACATCGAGTACTACGAGGCCTGCCGCCGCGCCGCCAAGGCCTTCCTCAAG GTGGGCCTGGAACGCTTCCACGGCGTGGGTATCATGGGCTTCAACTCCACGGAGTGGGTGATCGCCAACATTGGAGCTATCATGGCAGG AGGCATCTCTGTGGGCATCTTGTGCAGTAACTCACCAAAAGTGTGCCAGGTCATCGCCGAGGCTTCAGAGATGGACATCTTCGTGGTGGATAATGACAGACAGCTGCAGAAAGTTAACCAG ATCCAGGGCTACCTGAAGCATCTCAAGGCCATCATACAATACAGAGAAGACATCCAGGAAGTACAGCCAAATCTATACTCG TGGAAAGGGTTCCTGGAGCTCGCAGATGGCATCTCGGATGAAAAACTGGACCAAGTCATCGACTCGCAGAAGCCTAACCAGTGCTGTGCTCTGGTATACAACCAGGGCACGACCGGGGCCCCAAAGGCCATAATGCTCAGCCACGACAAT ATCACATGGACCACAGCGGCCACCGTTCAGAGCCTGGAGTTCAAGTGTCCGCCTGATGGCCAGGAGATCTTTGTGAGCTACCTGCCGCTCTGCTTCGCGGGGGCCCAGATCTTGGATGTGTGGGTGGCCATCTCCGTGGCTGCAACAGTCTACTTCCCCTCAGCAGAGGCAGGGAATTGGAGCGGGTCAGCACGAGCCCCTGGCACG GGCTTCCTGACCGAGATGCTCCGCGACGTCCAGCCCACCACGTTCTGCGGCATCCCGTGGGTGTGGGACCGCATGCTGGACAGCCTGAAGACCAAACACCTGGATGCCACCGCCTTCCGCAGGAGGATTGACCGCTGGGCCATGCACATGGGGCTCAGCACCAATAGGAGGCGGCTGCTCGG GCAGATCCACCAGCCGCTGTGCTTCGGCCTGGCCAAGAAGCTGACCTTTGACCCTGCCAGGAAATTCCTGGGTCTCAGCCATTGCCAGCAGTTCCTGAACATGGGCTCGGGGCTGTCGAGGGCCACGGTGGACTTCTTCCTCAGCCTGGACATCCCCATCTTTGAGGTGTACGGCTTGAGCGAGTGCACCGGACTGCACTCTCTGTCCAGCCAACAGGCCTACCGGATCCCCAG CAGTGGGAAGGcacttcccagctcccacacaaaGGTGGAAAAGGAGAACCAGGACGGCATGGGGAACTTGTGTATATGGGGCCGCCACATCTTCATGGGGTACCTCAACGACAAAGAAGGCACGGAGAAGAAGGTGGACGGCCACGGCTGGCTACACACCAACGACCTGGGCTTCTTGGATATCGACAGGTTCCTCTATGTCATGGGGAATATCAACG ATATGATCACACTGAGCTCAGGTGAAGTGATCAACCCGAATCCCATCGAGGAGCGAGTGAAGATGCGCATCCCCATTGTGCGCTATGTGATGCTGGTGGGCCAGGATGCCCCATACCTGTGCGCCCTCCTCACAATGAAG tgtcAGATCAATCCGGAGACTGGAGAGGCTCGGAGTGCCCTGACCAGTGAGGTTGTGGCCTTCTGCCGGAAGATGCGGAGCCAGGCCACCTGGTTGGCAGATGTCCTATACAACCGTGACCCCATGGTCACAGAGTTCATCAGCCAGGGCATCCAAGACGTGAATGCAGAGGCACCCTCGGAAGGCACCAAGATCATTAAGTGGGTCATTCTAGACAATGATTTCTCTGTTGGCGGCGGGGAGCTTG